The following are encoded in a window of Geobacter metallireducens GS-15 genomic DNA:
- a CDS encoding malto-oligosyltrehalose synthase: MNQTNLAKARIPTATYRLQFNEGFRFQDAERIVPYLSALGVSDVYASPFFKARAGSMHGYDIVDHNRLNPELGTREDFDSYCDCLGRHGMGQVLDFVPNHMCVEGGGNERWLDLMENGPSSPHAAFFDVDWSPVKKELADKVLIPVLGDQYGTALEKGELVLSFEEGAFFISYYEHRFPIIPKTYCPLLTHRLQELERLLPPDHEAYQELLSIVTAISHLPFYTERDPDLVRERYREKEVIKLRLAALCRDYWPVKTFIDENVRIFNGEKGNPRSFDLLDGILRQQVYRLAHWRTATDEINYRRFFDINALGAIRMETPRVFEETHRLVLGLVREGKVTGLRIDHADGLFNPTDYFRRLQRSCFLETRLAGLGNRSRAREEEEPAGTLAEGILQLYDEMLEVSPRIKPFYIIGEKILMKNERLPEDWPVHGTTGYEFANAATGLLVDTRNGRRFDTVYARFIHEKPDFPEIAYQKKKQVMKFSMGGEINTLGHYLNKLSETNRHTRDFTLGSLTKALLEVIAHFPVYRTYTATRKVADRDRQYIEYAVARAKRRNPAMSESIFTFIEDVLLLRFHDSTSGDEQEQWLDFVMRVQQLTGPVMAKGLEDAAFYVYNRLVALNEVGGTPERFGITIEAFHGQNIERARSIPTALLTTSTHDTKRSEDVRARICVLSEDPGAWHDCLMRWSRMNRPHKATVQGIKVPSRNEECLLYQTIVGAWPAEDFTGNERDVFVGRIREYMLKAMREAKVNTSWINPDSVYEEAALHFVDTILQDVTANNFLADLRRTLPPLIRCGMLNSLSQTLLKVASPGVPDFYQGNELWDFSLVDPDNRRPVDFAKRIAMLDGLRTAEEERGPLALTRELLETMADGRVKLFLIGKALAHRRANRSLFELGTYLPLEVQGEQSDNVCAFARCHDGAMAIAVAPRFFTRLGVPPLGAAVWEDTRLVIPAAGSGRACRNIFTGERVAMSQQERVATLPLSAVLSDFPVALLEA; encoded by the coding sequence ATGAACCAGACGAACCTTGCCAAGGCACGGATACCGACGGCAACCTACCGCCTCCAGTTCAACGAGGGGTTCCGCTTCCAGGATGCGGAGCGGATCGTTCCCTACCTGAGCGCCCTGGGGGTGAGCGACGTCTATGCCTCCCCCTTCTTCAAGGCCCGGGCCGGGAGCATGCACGGCTACGACATCGTCGACCACAACCGCCTGAACCCGGAACTCGGCACCCGGGAGGACTTCGACTCCTACTGCGACTGCCTCGGGCGCCACGGCATGGGGCAGGTACTCGACTTCGTCCCGAACCACATGTGCGTCGAGGGGGGAGGCAACGAGCGGTGGCTCGACCTCATGGAAAACGGCCCCAGCTCGCCCCACGCGGCCTTTTTCGATGTGGACTGGTCGCCGGTCAAGAAGGAGTTGGCCGACAAGGTGCTCATTCCGGTCCTCGGCGACCAGTACGGAACGGCTCTGGAAAAGGGGGAACTGGTCCTCTCCTTCGAGGAAGGGGCATTCTTCATCAGCTACTACGAGCACCGGTTCCCCATCATCCCCAAGACCTACTGCCCCCTCCTCACCCACCGGCTCCAGGAACTGGAGCGGCTCCTCCCCCCTGATCACGAGGCGTACCAGGAGCTCCTGAGCATCGTGACCGCCATCTCTCACCTCCCCTTCTACACGGAGCGCGATCCGGACCTGGTCCGGGAGCGCTATCGGGAAAAGGAGGTGATCAAGCTGCGGCTCGCGGCCCTCTGCCGTGATTACTGGCCCGTCAAGACGTTCATCGATGAGAATGTCCGGATCTTCAATGGCGAGAAGGGGAATCCCCGCAGCTTCGACCTGCTGGACGGAATCCTGCGCCAGCAGGTCTACCGCCTCGCCCACTGGCGGACCGCCACCGACGAGATCAACTACCGCCGCTTTTTCGACATCAACGCCCTCGGCGCCATACGGATGGAGACCCCCCGGGTCTTCGAGGAGACCCATCGGCTGGTCCTGGGACTGGTGCGGGAGGGGAAGGTGACGGGGCTGCGGATCGACCACGCCGACGGGCTCTTTAACCCCACCGACTATTTCAGGCGGCTCCAGCGGAGCTGCTTCCTGGAGACGCGCCTGGCAGGCCTCGGGAACAGGAGCAGGGCCAGGGAAGAGGAAGAACCCGCGGGAACTCTCGCCGAGGGTATCCTTCAGCTCTACGACGAGATGCTGGAGGTTTCGCCCCGGATCAAGCCCTTCTACATCATCGGCGAAAAAATTCTCATGAAGAACGAGCGGCTCCCCGAGGACTGGCCGGTCCACGGCACCACGGGGTACGAATTCGCCAACGCCGCGACCGGCCTCCTGGTGGATACCCGCAACGGCCGCCGGTTCGACACCGTCTACGCGCGGTTCATCCACGAAAAGCCCGATTTCCCCGAGATCGCCTATCAGAAGAAGAAGCAGGTCATGAAGTTCTCCATGGGGGGCGAAATCAACACCCTGGGGCACTACCTCAACAAGCTTTCGGAGACCAACCGCCACACCCGCGATTTCACCCTCGGGAGCCTCACCAAGGCACTGCTGGAGGTGATCGCCCATTTCCCCGTCTACCGGACCTACACGGCAACCCGCAAGGTGGCTGACCGGGACCGCCAGTACATCGAATATGCCGTGGCCAGGGCCAAGCGGCGCAATCCGGCCATGAGCGAATCGATCTTCACCTTCATCGAGGATGTGCTCCTGCTCCGCTTCCATGACAGCACCAGCGGGGATGAGCAGGAGCAGTGGCTCGACTTTGTCATGAGGGTCCAGCAGCTCACCGGACCGGTCATGGCCAAGGGGCTTGAGGATGCCGCCTTCTACGTCTACAACCGGCTCGTCGCCCTCAACGAGGTGGGAGGAACCCCGGAGCGCTTCGGCATCACCATCGAGGCCTTCCACGGCCAGAACATCGAGCGGGCCCGGAGCATCCCGACGGCGCTGCTTACCACCTCCACCCACGACACCAAGCGGAGCGAGGATGTCCGCGCCCGGATCTGCGTCCTCTCGGAGGACCCTGGAGCGTGGCACGACTGCCTCATGCGCTGGAGCCGGATGAACCGCCCCCACAAGGCGACCGTCCAGGGGATCAAGGTGCCGAGCCGCAACGAGGAGTGCCTCCTCTACCAGACCATCGTCGGCGCCTGGCCGGCAGAGGATTTCACGGGGAATGAACGGGACGTTTTCGTGGGACGGATCAGGGAGTACATGCTCAAGGCCATGCGGGAGGCCAAGGTGAACACGAGCTGGATCAACCCGGATTCGGTCTACGAAGAGGCGGCGCTCCACTTCGTTGACACCATCCTCCAGGACGTCACCGCCAACAACTTCCTTGCCGACCTGCGGCGGACCCTTCCCCCCCTCATCCGTTGCGGAATGCTGAATTCCCTCTCCCAGACCCTGCTCAAGGTGGCCTCACCCGGCGTCCCGGACTTCTACCAGGGGAACGAGCTCTGGGACTTCAGCCTCGTGGACCCGGACAACCGCCGGCCGGTGGATTTCGCGAAGCGGATCGCCATGCTCGATGGATTGCGGACGGCAGAGGAGGAGCGGGGCCCCCTTGCCTTGACGCGGGAGCTCCTCGAAACCATGGCCGACGGCCGGGTGAAGCTATTCCTCATCGGGAAGGCCCTCGCCCATCGCCGGGCCAACCGCTCCCTCTTCGAGCTCGGCACATACCTTCCGCTTGAGGTTCAGGGCGAACAGAGCGACAACGTCTGCGCCTTCGCGCGCTGCCACGACGGCGCGATGGCCATTGCCGTGGCTCCGCGCTTCTTCACCCGGCTGGGGGTTCCCCCCCTGGGTGCCGCGGTCTGGGAGGATACGCGGCTCGTCATCCCTGCCGCGGGGAGCGGCCGCGCCTGCCGCAACATCTTCACCGGCGAGCGGGTCGCGATGTCGCAGCAGGAGAGAGTGGCGACCCTCCCCCTTTCCGCCGTGCTCTCGGATTTTCCCGTGGCCCTGCTGGAAGCATGA
- a CDS encoding chloride channel protein encodes MKQQPPRRAPLWPTPLVLIHDLHLLRRFVRLRRSVLALLSRLRISESTLMAVLAVGIGLLAGLCNYAFRSCIDFFRWLIIDNGARLTGYSPDTWDASRLWALAFPVIGATIMLPLFIWYREDMAFGFPRFLERVNLRGGRLPLRLMFTRGISSALTIGSGGSAGQEGPIAQIGGTAGSVVGHLLGMPEERLKVLIGCGVSGGVAATFNAPLAGVFFAHEIVLLSSFELSSFTSIVISSGMATVVSRAMYGDIPAFDVPAYQLVHPLELVLYALLGIVCGCVAALFITGYGKTREFFEQLRVNPLWKPLLGGFLAGCVGVLLPQVQGNGYGFIEKAVGNDVGWLLVTLLIVGKMAATCVTIGSGLPGGTFAPSLFIGSVTGMSFGFLANLLFPLHTATPGAYALVGMGAFLASVTHAPMTGIFLLFEMTGSYKVIIPIMLACSIGTAVARHFRKDGIDTADLAARGIDLRTGREETILEKIQVRGVMMHDAEVLPESMTIREFLERAHTPRQHTFPLVDAGGGLAGVVTIHDFLGVAFEPDILDKVPLGEMATDDVITVQGDESLAAALRKMDLTPIEELPVVDSGNGKVIGILSRREVIAAYNRAIVERTFRA; translated from the coding sequence ATGAAACAGCAACCCCCTCGACGAGCTCCGCTCTGGCCCACGCCATTGGTCCTGATCCACGACCTCCACCTGCTTCGCCGGTTCGTTCGGCTACGGCGGAGTGTCCTGGCCCTCCTCTCCCGTCTGCGGATCAGCGAGAGCACCCTCATGGCAGTTCTGGCCGTGGGGATAGGGCTCCTGGCGGGACTCTGCAACTACGCCTTCCGTTCGTGCATCGATTTTTTCCGCTGGCTCATCATCGACAACGGTGCCCGACTGACCGGCTATTCCCCCGACACCTGGGACGCAAGCCGGCTCTGGGCGTTGGCCTTTCCCGTCATCGGCGCGACCATCATGCTCCCCCTCTTCATCTGGTACCGAGAGGACATGGCCTTCGGCTTCCCCCGTTTCCTTGAGAGGGTCAACCTGAGGGGGGGACGACTTCCCCTGCGGCTCATGTTCACCAGGGGGATTTCGTCGGCCCTCACCATCGGCTCCGGCGGCTCGGCCGGCCAGGAAGGCCCCATCGCCCAGATCGGCGGCACGGCCGGCTCCGTGGTTGGCCATCTGCTCGGCATGCCGGAGGAACGGCTCAAGGTCCTGATCGGCTGCGGAGTTTCCGGCGGCGTGGCAGCCACCTTCAACGCCCCCCTCGCCGGCGTCTTTTTTGCCCACGAAATTGTCCTTCTCTCCAGCTTCGAGCTTTCCTCTTTCACGAGCATCGTCATCTCATCCGGCATGGCCACGGTCGTCTCCCGGGCCATGTACGGCGACATCCCCGCCTTTGACGTACCGGCCTACCAGCTCGTCCACCCCCTGGAACTGGTCTTGTATGCCCTGTTAGGGATCGTGTGCGGCTGCGTCGCGGCCCTCTTCATCACTGGCTATGGAAAAACCAGGGAGTTTTTCGAGCAGCTCCGGGTGAATCCCCTCTGGAAGCCGCTGCTCGGGGGATTCCTCGCCGGCTGTGTCGGGGTCCTCCTCCCCCAGGTCCAGGGAAACGGGTACGGATTCATTGAAAAGGCCGTCGGCAACGACGTGGGATGGCTCCTTGTCACGCTCCTCATCGTCGGGAAGATGGCCGCCACCTGCGTCACGATCGGCTCGGGGCTGCCGGGGGGAACCTTCGCCCCGTCGCTTTTCATAGGGTCAGTGACCGGCATGAGTTTCGGTTTCCTGGCAAACCTCCTCTTTCCGCTCCATACCGCAACGCCGGGGGCCTATGCCCTGGTGGGAATGGGGGCGTTCCTCGCCTCGGTCACCCATGCGCCCATGACCGGCATCTTCCTCCTGTTTGAGATGACCGGTTCCTACAAGGTTATCATTCCGATCATGCTTGCCTGCTCCATCGGCACTGCCGTGGCGCGCCATTTCCGCAAGGACGGCATCGACACCGCCGACCTTGCAGCCCGGGGGATCGACCTGAGAACGGGGCGCGAGGAGACGATACTGGAGAAGATCCAGGTGAGGGGAGTCATGATGCACGATGCGGAGGTTCTCCCCGAATCGATGACCATCCGTGAGTTTCTGGAACGCGCCCATACCCCTCGCCAGCACACCTTTCCCCTGGTAGACGCCGGCGGCGGCCTGGCCGGCGTCGTCACGATCCATGACTTCCTGGGCGTCGCCTTCGAACCGGACATCCTGGACAAGGTTCCCCTCGGGGAAATGGCCACCGACGACGTCATCACCGTGCAGGGCGACGAAAGCCTCGCCGCTGCGCTCAGGAAGATGGACCTCACCCCCATCGAAGAACTGCCGGTTGTCGATTCCGGCAATGGAAAGGTTATCGGGATTCTGTCGCGACGGGAAGTCATTGCCGCCTACAACCGGGCGATCGTGGAACGGACGTTCCGGGCGTGA
- the treS gene encoding maltose alpha-D-glucosyltransferase: protein MARREPLRGGNPLWYRDAIIYQLHVKAFADSDGDGMGDFRGLMGKLDYLQSLGITAIWILPFYPSPLRDDGYDIADYYSVNPSYNTLREFREFLRAAHARRIRVITELVLNHTSDQHPWFQRARRAKPGSAHRDYYVWSDNPDRYQGTRIIFQDFETSNWSWDPVAKAYYWHRFYSHQPDLNYDNPKVQAEMLRVIDYWLGMGVDGVRLDAVPYLFEREGTNCENLPETHAFLKKLRAHVDASFPNRMLLGEANQWPEDAIAYFGEGDECNMLFHFPLMPRMYMAIEMEDRFPVIDIIDQTPAIPEGCQWAIFLRNHDELTLEMVTDEERDYMYRIYAADPKARINLGIRRRLAPLMERDRRKIELMNALLFSLPGTPIIYYGDEIGMGDNYYLGDRNGVRTPMQWSPDRNAGFSGANPQRLYLPVIIDPEYHYEAVNVEIQERNPTSLLWWMRRTIAVRRRHRAFSSGTLEMLYPANHRVLAFLRRHEDEVILVVGNLSRFAQAVSLDLKEFAGISPADLFSRNRFPVIREIPYPLTLGPHDHFWFILSRAESPRLPEGELPRINLPGGLPWWEALQHTGGDTRLERATTDYLNRSGWFRGKARAIIGYALRDTVLLRTSDQVFPLFFLEVRYQNGAPETYLIPVAFLRGPGAKRVDAESPQAAIASLSVGDEAGILCDALHDREFRDALLALALGRRRLHGKRESLVVPLHGRGGHAEGMRETEHLISELVTGEEASSVILYGDRHVFKLYRTVEPGVNSEVELVRFLTEKSRYPNIVPFQASLELRHPGTEPCTIGLVQEYVKNQGNGWRLALHLLGQYFERILSRRGEIPPPPKRFSSLIDGSACTVPEPVANLIGGFYLEMAGLLGRRTAELHLALAAGGNDPAWKPEAYSTIYQRSVYQSMRNQARRTLQLLSQNRNLLPIDDQGPADRVLGAEKEILSWLAQIVGRRIGTMKIRIHGNFHLGKVLFTGKDFVILDFEGEPDRTLSERRIKRSPLRDVASMIRSFHAATLTALARHGNGRSGDVQLLEPWADACYYHVSCRYLAGYLERMGNSPLVPADRNDLATLLRSFLLDRALRDLGFALGNRPETASSPLKGIETVLREYGE, encoded by the coding sequence ATGGCACGCAGAGAACCGTTGCGGGGCGGCAATCCCCTCTGGTACCGGGACGCCATTATCTACCAGCTCCACGTCAAGGCCTTCGCCGACTCGGACGGCGACGGCATGGGGGACTTCCGGGGCCTCATGGGGAAGCTCGACTATCTCCAATCCCTGGGGATCACCGCCATCTGGATCCTCCCCTTCTACCCTTCGCCGCTACGGGATGACGGGTACGACATCGCCGACTATTACAGCGTGAACCCCAGCTACAACACCCTGCGGGAATTCCGGGAGTTCCTCCGGGCGGCACACGCCCGCCGCATCCGGGTCATCACTGAGCTGGTCCTCAACCACACCTCGGACCAGCACCCCTGGTTCCAGCGGGCCCGCCGGGCCAAACCGGGATCGGCCCACCGCGACTACTACGTCTGGAGTGACAACCCCGACCGCTACCAAGGAACCCGGATCATCTTCCAGGACTTCGAAACCTCCAACTGGAGCTGGGATCCGGTGGCCAAGGCCTACTACTGGCACCGGTTCTACTCCCACCAGCCCGATCTCAACTACGACAACCCCAAGGTCCAGGCGGAGATGCTCCGGGTCATCGACTACTGGCTCGGGATGGGAGTGGACGGGGTGCGCCTCGACGCGGTCCCCTACCTCTTCGAGCGCGAGGGGACCAACTGCGAGAACCTCCCCGAAACCCACGCCTTCCTGAAGAAGCTCCGGGCCCACGTGGACGCCTCGTTCCCCAACCGGATGCTCCTCGGCGAGGCCAACCAGTGGCCCGAAGACGCCATCGCCTACTTCGGCGAGGGGGACGAGTGCAACATGCTCTTCCACTTCCCCCTCATGCCCCGTATGTACATGGCCATCGAAATGGAGGACCGCTTCCCCGTAATCGACATCATCGACCAGACCCCCGCCATCCCCGAGGGGTGCCAGTGGGCCATCTTCCTCCGCAACCACGACGAGCTGACCCTGGAGATGGTCACCGACGAAGAGCGGGACTACATGTACCGGATCTACGCCGCCGACCCGAAAGCGCGGATCAACCTGGGGATCCGGCGGCGCCTCGCTCCGCTCATGGAGCGGGACCGGCGGAAGATCGAGCTGATGAACGCCCTTCTCTTCTCGCTCCCCGGCACCCCCATCATCTACTACGGCGACGAGATCGGCATGGGGGACAACTACTACCTGGGGGACCGCAACGGCGTCCGCACCCCCATGCAGTGGAGCCCTGACCGCAACGCCGGCTTCTCCGGCGCCAACCCCCAGCGGCTCTACCTGCCGGTCATCATCGACCCCGAATACCACTACGAGGCGGTAAACGTGGAGATTCAGGAGCGCAACCCCACGTCGCTCTTATGGTGGATGCGCCGCACCATCGCCGTGCGCCGCCGCCACCGGGCCTTCAGCAGCGGCACCCTGGAGATGCTCTATCCGGCCAATCACCGGGTCCTCGCCTTTCTCCGGCGCCACGAAGACGAGGTGATCCTCGTAGTGGGAAACCTCTCCCGCTTCGCCCAGGCCGTGAGCCTCGACCTGAAGGAGTTCGCCGGCATATCGCCAGCAGACCTCTTCAGCCGGAACCGGTTTCCGGTCATCCGCGAAATCCCCTACCCCCTCACCCTGGGCCCCCACGATCATTTCTGGTTCATCCTGAGCCGTGCAGAGTCGCCACGCCTGCCAGAGGGAGAACTGCCGCGGATCAACCTCCCGGGAGGACTCCCGTGGTGGGAGGCCCTCCAGCATACCGGAGGGGACACCCGCCTGGAACGGGCGACCACCGACTACCTGAACCGAAGCGGCTGGTTCCGGGGGAAAGCCCGGGCAATCATCGGCTATGCCCTGCGCGACACCGTGCTTCTGCGGACATCAGACCAGGTCTTTCCCCTGTTCTTCCTGGAGGTCCGCTACCAGAACGGCGCGCCGGAAACCTACCTGATCCCCGTTGCGTTTCTCCGGGGCCCCGGGGCGAAACGGGTCGATGCCGAATCGCCACAGGCGGCCATTGCATCCCTCTCCGTGGGGGACGAAGCAGGGATCCTCTGCGATGCGCTCCATGACCGGGAGTTCAGGGACGCGCTCCTCGCCCTTGCCCTTGGCCGGCGCCGACTCCATGGTAAACGGGAGAGCCTCGTCGTACCGCTCCATGGGAGAGGAGGCCACGCCGAAGGAATGCGGGAAACGGAGCATCTCATTTCCGAGCTCGTCACGGGGGAAGAGGCGAGCAGTGTCATCCTCTATGGCGATCGGCACGTGTTCAAGCTGTACCGCACGGTGGAACCGGGGGTGAATTCGGAGGTGGAGCTGGTCCGGTTTCTGACGGAAAAGTCCCGCTACCCCAACATTGTCCCCTTCCAGGCGAGTCTCGAGTTGCGCCATCCCGGCACCGAACCATGCACCATTGGCCTTGTGCAGGAATATGTGAAAAACCAGGGTAACGGCTGGCGGCTCGCGCTCCACCTCCTCGGCCAGTACTTCGAGCGGATTCTCTCCCGCCGGGGCGAGATCCCTCCTCCGCCGAAGCGGTTCTCGAGCCTCATAGACGGCAGCGCCTGCACCGTTCCGGAACCGGTCGCGAATCTCATTGGCGGCTTCTATCTGGAAATGGCGGGACTTCTCGGGCGTAGAACCGCCGAACTCCACCTGGCCCTTGCCGCGGGGGGAAACGATCCGGCCTGGAAACCGGAGGCGTATTCAACCATTTACCAGCGCTCCGTGTACCAGTCCATGCGCAACCAGGCACGGCGCACCCTTCAGCTCCTGTCCCAGAACCGCAATCTTCTGCCGATCGACGACCAGGGACCGGCTGACCGGGTCCTGGGGGCCGAAAAGGAGATTCTCTCCTGGCTGGCCCAAATCGTCGGCCGGCGGATAGGGACGATGAAGATCCGCATCCACGGCAATTTTCACCTGGGGAAAGTGCTCTTCACCGGCAAGGATTTCGTAATCCTCGACTTCGAGGGGGAGCCGGACCGGACCCTCAGCGAGCGCCGCATCAAGCGCTCTCCCCTGAGGGACGTGGCATCAATGATCCGCTCCTTCCACGCTGCCACGCTGACTGCCCTCGCACGGCATGGGAACGGCCGTTCCGGAGACGTCCAGCTTCTGGAGCCGTGGGCGGATGCCTGCTATTACCACGTGAGCTGCCGCTACCTCGCGGGGTACCTCGAACGGATGGGGAACAGTCCCCTCGTTCCGGCAGACCGGAACGACCTGGCGACCCTCCTCCGCTCGTTCCTGCTCGACAGGGCGCTCCGCGACCTCGGGTTCGCCCTGGGCAACCGCCCCGAAACGGCCTCGTCCCCCCTGAAGGGGATCGAGACGGTGCTGCGGGAATACGGGGAATAG
- a CDS encoding response regulator, whose protein sequence is MKKTLLLVDDEPFVINSLRRALADEPYEILTAGSGQEGLALFAEHRVGVVVSDEKMPGMGGAEFLAAVRERYPETIRIMLTGHASIDATMRAVNQGEIYRFFTKPWDDLELRFALRSAFDRLVLEEDNRRLLRTVKRQSQELSALEQKYPGITDVEKDADGALVLPEISVEDINNFIERCNREYQKT, encoded by the coding sequence ATGAAAAAGACCCTGCTGCTGGTGGATGACGAGCCCTTTGTCATTAATTCGCTCCGGAGGGCCCTCGCGGACGAGCCCTACGAGATACTGACTGCCGGAAGCGGTCAAGAGGGGTTGGCGCTTTTCGCTGAGCACCGGGTCGGTGTGGTGGTGTCCGACGAGAAGATGCCGGGCATGGGGGGAGCCGAATTTCTTGCTGCTGTCCGCGAGCGGTACCCCGAGACGATCAGGATCATGCTCACGGGTCATGCCTCTATCGATGCCACCATGAGGGCGGTGAACCAGGGGGAAATCTACCGCTTCTTCACCAAGCCGTGGGATGACCTGGAGTTGAGATTTGCGCTACGCTCAGCTTTTGACAGGTTGGTGCTCGAAGAGGATAACCGGCGTCTCCTGCGAACGGTGAAACGCCAGAGCCAGGAACTGAGCGCTCTGGAACAGAAGTACCCCGGGATCACCGACGTGGAGAAAGATGCCGATGGCGCTCTGGTTCTGCCGGAGATTTCGGTTGAAGACATCAACAATTTCATTGAACGATGCAACAGAGAGTATCAGAAGACCTGA